The Leguminivora glycinivorella isolate SPB_JAAS2020 chromosome 7, LegGlyc_1.1, whole genome shotgun sequence genomic interval cattattttatgttaaattCGTCCTATTTTGTCCAATACTTGTCCACTAAAAATTCTGCCTGATTATCCATGTAATCTCAAAAACCTGAACATTCTTACAACTTTTTAGTTTTCTTACGAATGTTTAACCATTTCAGCGATATCAGCGATCCCAAAGATAGTATGCGAGACGATCCACGCCCTCGAGCTACACGATGAGACGCCCTCATGGAAGATCATGGACAACAAGGGGCGCGTCACGGTGGTGCTGCACTGGGACCAGCGGCCGCAGGCCTCGCCGGCCGCGCGCTCCCCCTCGCGCCAGGCCAAGCCCGACCGGCGGCCCTCGCTCGTCATCCAGACCTCGGTCGAGCGCGcgcagccgccgccgccgcacatCACCGTCGTCAACCACGACGAGCCCGGGCCCGCgcccgcgcgcgcgcgcctcGCGCGCTCCGCCGGCTCGCTCGACCACGCGCCGCCCGGCGCCGTGCACGTGCACACCGCCGAGTGCTCCGCGCCCGGCCCCGGGCCCCTCCCGCACCACTCCCCGCACTCGCCGCGCCCGCCACCCGACGAGTGCGACTTCCACTGCTGCGCGCTGCACGAGGAGGGCCGCCGCATAGCCGTGCACAAGAGCGTCGCCACCTCGCCCATCCAGGACGCCCAGCCGCGCGCCTCGCCGCAGGGCCGCCCCAAGGGCCACGTGCGTTTCCTCGACGCCGAGTCCGCCCGCCGCGGCGAGCGCGACTCCAGCGAGAGCGAGACCGAGAACACCCTGGTCGAGGACGAGGCCGTCACCTCCGAGAAGTTCCTGCTGCTCATCGACCAGCTCAGCGTCGACCAGAAGCGCCACCTCACGATCAAGGACATAGGCATCATCCTGGAGCGGCTCAGCTCGAAGATCCTCGACGTGGAGCGGCTCGACCGCGAGTCCGAGTCGGACGACTGCTACAACTGGACGATCAAGGCGACGATCCGCGGCGACGCGCTGCGCGAGCTCGGCGTGATCTACAACGGCAACTACTACGCGATCAGCGAGCACCCCGGCTACCGGGACGAGAACGAGGAGGCCGGCGACGAGGccgaggaggaggaggaggaggaccGGCTCTGATCCGGCCTGTGCGGCGCCGCCgtgcccgccgccgccgccgccgtgcGGCTCGTCTGCCGCATCGCCGCGCGCTGACCTGCACCGGCGCCGCACCTTCACCCACCGTGCGGCTCGTCTGCCGCATCGCCGCGCGCTGACCTGCACCGGCGCCGCACCTTCACCCACCGTGCGGCTCATCTGCCGCATCGCCGCGCGCTGACCTGCACCGGCGCCGCACCTTCACCCACCGTGCGGCTCGTCTGCCGCATCGCCGCGCGCTGACCTGCACCGGCGCCGCACCGCCGCCCGCACCCGCCGTGCGGCTCGTCTGCCGCGCGCTGACCGCGCAACGCACCGGCGCCGCACCGCCGCCCGCACCCGCACCCGCGGAGCCGTCGAGTCACGCCAGTGGACAGCTAGGAGCGAGAGACCAGCGCCGGGAGCGCTGTGAATATTTAGAGACTTATTATGAAATTTGCCGCCCGCCACGAGCGGCGAGTACTATATAATAATAGCTGaaattacatattataagtAAAACTGACTTCCTATCGATTTCTAAGGTGATTACTGATTACTTAAGTGTAGCGGTCGCACCGCGCGCGCACAAAATATTGGTTACCCGAGTGTCAGTTATATTCTTAGGtaaataacaaattatacactTGTCGGCGAGGGccgcgccgcgcgcgccgcggTCCCGAGCCAGGCCTAAAGTGAGCGTTGCGTGTTCGTTATATCATGAGCGTCCCGGTATTTGGACGTGTACGCATCTGTGTGAATTATATATGTATGAATGCGGTGCACCGAGTCGATCGATTAACACGAGGGTCAAATACGAACGAATGTTTGTAGTAAATTCGAGTTCATGTGAAACGGTTTGAAAGCAATCTGTTGTTACTGTAAGTGAGAGAAAGTTTAGAAGAGAACTGGCATCTAGCAGAAGCCGACGCTTAAGAGTGAGTCGCGAGCCGGGCTATGTTTCAGAGAGAATTAAATAAAGAAAGCACATACAATATACAAtagatattataaaattataattaataaaggACGTTTAAAGGTTGTACTTAACGATACGAATATACCGTCATGCAGATACATCGTGCCAAAAAGGTATTGGTAGTCGTAAGTTGATTCTTGTATTTATTAGCCGTATGGTACCGTagaatattattgtataatgtttttaatttttgtatagaACCGACGTGAAGCATTCACTGATGTACATGATATTGGTATAATGTGGTTCAATGAGTACATCCCTGGGTGTAACTTACATTGTATAGCTATTTAAGATGTAATGTTAAcaattactattattattaaattattatgattattGGGTACGGTTGCGGCGTGAGTGGGGGCGGGCGGAAGGCGCGAGCGGTGAACTGCCCTACGTGTATTTATCAACTGACTTCCTAGTCGGGACTTAATTCCGAGTTAACATGAGCTTAATAACGAATTTTCAGTACAAGTTTTTCATGAAATAATATAATCATACTGGAACCGTAGATAATTCTCTTGTAAAAATGATCTGCACGTCAATGCGATATGTAGGGAAATAATAGTGTCTATAATTCCTCGACTATGAAAAAACACTTCGAGCATCGTATTGATTGACGGACGTATTTGACGCTACACGCACAAGCGCTAAGCGTAATCGCTCGGAGCGTAATTTTCTTTGGATACAAATCGCTACTCGCGCCTGATCCGCCCGTAATTGAGTGATCGtgcacttattttttatttttttaatcaaattctGTGAAACGATAATTTGATCTGAAATTCTCGCTATCTTATAATCTGCAAAGTAATTCGGTTGAAACTATCAGAGTTAACATTACCTATGTCTAACGTGTTAGAGTATTGTAGAATAGTACGCGGtattttcatttattcattttttgATGGATTTATAGGACTCTtgagttttattttaaggtttGATATTGTGATTGTCTTAAATTATTTCAAAGTAAATATTACTCTTTCGATGGTAAGATAGAAAAGGaagaatataaattataatttctcCCAGAATTCAAAATCTGATGGCGAATGACGCCATCATTTTGCTCAAACTAATAAATTCAGTTGTTGGGAAGCATTTAATTGGTATAAACATGTAGGCAGGGTCTTTTCTTACCCCATGTTAAATCCCAAACAACACACTAACAGTCCGTAGTTGGACTTTAAGTCATTGCGATAAGATACATAAAGCGACGATGGTATAATGTAGCCTCCCTGCTGGGACACGGTCATTACTATTTTCAGAAGCCagatacatttattttgtatttatatttatagtataCATTCCATGCAGAGACGTTTGCTGCTTTACTTACTGCTCTACCTCTCACCTCCTTCCTTTCGATAGCTTTTATTATCGTGGCATGAATGCTCAGTATAATGTAAGTGTGCGCCGGAGTGGCTTTCAGCGAAGTTCAAAACTAGTAAACACTTAACACAGACAGATGGCGCTTTTGGTAAAATGTTTTGATTCATGATAACATTTCACGCGTGTAAACAAACAAGTATTACAATTTTACAGTTAACATTTTAGAGCATCCTATTGCTGGTAACGGGAAATATCACACTACAGGTCAACCCAGTGGTTCCTTGGAGATCAATGTACTAACCTGTCGAAGAAACGTTTTCCTCATAGCGCCATCTGTAGTAGGTAGGTGACAGTTTTAACTTCTGACGCTCAAACAGCGTTTCTCGCTGGCGACTGTGTGACAAGTAGCTATTGATTGTAAAGTCGGGAGCGAGATACGCCGTGGCCACCGTTAGAGTAGGTGCGGTGAAGTTTACGATCATGCGTTATTCCTCTTtcgattttaatgtttaagaGGCTCTAGGCGTACAATCATTTAGGGTTAACACAGGTGCGAAGTAATTCTCAGTAACATTTTCATGGTAATAGAAAAGTGTGCCAGGTAAGACATAATTAACAGTCCGGCAGATTTACGCCTGGAATTCTGTCGCATCTGAGACTAGCCTTAGGTCTTGTTCTGTAAATGAAGGATTACAGACAGCCTCATCTACAGACGCGTTAACTTGTCGGTTCACAAGTtgaagcgacaaattgacggTTAAATCGATACGTCTATAGAGCCCATTATTCAATTAGTTTGTACAGCTAATGAGTCTATGGTGTTACAGTCCGTTACGCACATTTTTAATCTAGTTAAAACATTtcgttatattataaatatttttatgtgtataggagtaataataattaattgtaaATGGTTTGATTCTCGCGTTTCTCATTTATGGCGAGAGCGACTGAGAAATTAAATGGCATGTGGTTATTTGATTATCATTGTGAGATTACTTATAGAAGTTATAGTTGTCATTGGTTAGTCTTGATTGCGGAGTTTGTTTATTGAATTTTGTCCGTGAGATTGCAATGGGCCTGTACCGATAGCACGATCTTGTTCTAGTCTGAGGTAAAGCGTTTGTCCCTCTCCTATCAACTGTGCTG includes:
- the LOC125228232 gene encoding uncharacterized protein LOC125228232 isoform X2, which translates into the protein MAREEVRGKRPFKIWDSSRNVRKGLVVTSFEELIHRGKEKLSVSASEPVRLVLESDGTQVEDGDYWRTLPPNTVLLLLRPGERWYPTGVDVIKAAISAIPKIVCETIHALELHDETPSWKIMDNKGRVTVVLHWDQRPQASPAARSPSRQAKPDRRPSLVIQTSVERAQPPPPHITVVNHDEPGPAPARARLARSAGSLDHAPPGAVHVHTAECSAPGPGPLPHHSPHSPRPPPDECDFHCCALHEEGRRIAVHKSVATSPIQDAQPRASPQGRPKGHVRFLDAESARRGERDSSESETENTLVEDEAVTSEKFLLLIDQLSVDQKRHLTIKDIGIILERLSSKILDVERLDRESESDDCYNWTIKATIRGDALRELGVIYNGNYYAISEHPGYRDENEEAGDEAEEEEEEDRL
- the LOC125228232 gene encoding uncharacterized protein LOC125228232 isoform X1; this translates as MAMAVCKEVRGKRPFKIWDSSRNVRKGLVVTSFEELIHRGKEKLSVSASEPVRLVLESDGTQVEDGDYWRTLPPNTVLLLLRPGERWYPTGVDVIKAAISAIPKIVCETIHALELHDETPSWKIMDNKGRVTVVLHWDQRPQASPAARSPSRQAKPDRRPSLVIQTSVERAQPPPPHITVVNHDEPGPAPARARLARSAGSLDHAPPGAVHVHTAECSAPGPGPLPHHSPHSPRPPPDECDFHCCALHEEGRRIAVHKSVATSPIQDAQPRASPQGRPKGHVRFLDAESARRGERDSSESETENTLVEDEAVTSEKFLLLIDQLSVDQKRHLTIKDIGIILERLSSKILDVERLDRESESDDCYNWTIKATIRGDALRELGVIYNGNYYAISEHPGYRDENEEAGDEAEEEEEEDRL
- the LOC125228232 gene encoding uncharacterized protein LOC125228232 isoform X3 translates to MEVRGKRPFKIWDSSRNVRKGLVVTSFEELIHRGKEKLSVSASEPVRLVLESDGTQVEDGDYWRTLPPNTVLLLLRPGERWYPTGVDVIKAAISAIPKIVCETIHALELHDETPSWKIMDNKGRVTVVLHWDQRPQASPAARSPSRQAKPDRRPSLVIQTSVERAQPPPPHITVVNHDEPGPAPARARLARSAGSLDHAPPGAVHVHTAECSAPGPGPLPHHSPHSPRPPPDECDFHCCALHEEGRRIAVHKSVATSPIQDAQPRASPQGRPKGHVRFLDAESARRGERDSSESETENTLVEDEAVTSEKFLLLIDQLSVDQKRHLTIKDIGIILERLSSKILDVERLDRESESDDCYNWTIKATIRGDALRELGVIYNGNYYAISEHPGYRDENEEAGDEAEEEEEEDRL